In Archocentrus centrarchus isolate MPI-CPG fArcCen1 chromosome 24, fArcCen1, whole genome shotgun sequence, one DNA window encodes the following:
- the srsf5b gene encoding serine and arginine rich splicing factor 5b, whose protein sequence is MSGCRIFIGRLSPSAREKDVERFFKGYGRIRDIDLKRGFGFVEFDDPRDAEDAVYELDGKELCNERVTIEHARVRLRGGRGRGGGGGGGGRFSDRYGRGSQNSRSRNPPPMRTENRLIVENLSSRVSWQDLKDFMRQAGEVTFADAQRPKLNEGVVEFASHSDLKNALDKLSGKEINGRKIKLIEAAKKRSRSRSRSESSSRSRSRSRGRSASRSPRRSRSPAKAHNRSRSRSGSPAGGTSSPTSKSKEPAKRSSKMSKSATPPSPAPAQRASASRSRSRSRSRSRSPSTDSQR, encoded by the exons ATGAGCGGATGTCGTATTTTTATCGGCCGGCTGAGCCCCTCAGCCAGAGAAAAGGACGTGGAGAGGTTTTTCAAAGGATACGGCCGCATCCGAGATATCGACCTCAAGCGAGGCTTCGGCTTTGTG GAGTTTGACGACCCCAGAGATGCTGAAGATGCCGTTTATGAGCTTGACGGAAAAGAGCTGTGCAATGAAAG GGTAACCATTGAGCATGCTCGTGTACGTCTGCGTGGTGGCCGCGGACGTGGTGGCGGCGGCGGTGGAGGGGGACGTTTCTCTGATCGCTATGGCCGTGGCTCCCAGAACAGCCGGAG TCGAAATCCTCCTCCAATGCGCACTGAGAACCGCCTGATTGTGGAGAACTTGTCCTCTCGTGTCAGCTGGCAG GACCTGAAAGATTTCATGAGGCAAGCTGGAGAAGTGACTTTTGCAGACGCACAACGGCCCAAGCTCAACGAAGG GGTGGTTGAGTTTGCCTCTCACAGTGACCTGAAAAATGCACTTGACAAACTGTCTGGAAAGGAAATCAATGGCAGGAAAATCAAGCTCATTGAAGCTGCCAAGAAGAG gTCAAGAAGTCGCTCGCGGTCTGAGAGCTCTTCTCGTTCGCGGTCCCGCTCCCGTGGTCGCTCTGCATCTCGCTCCCCCAGACGCTCCCGCAGCCCTGCCAAAGCCCACAACCGCTCCCGCTCCCGTAGTGGCTCACCTGCCGGCGGTACCTCCTCCCCAACCTCCAAATCCAAGGAGCCCGCCAAGCGCTCCTCCAAGATGAGCAAGTCGGCCACCCCACCCTCCCCTGCGCCTGCTCAGAGAGCCTCTGCCTCCCGTTCCCGCTCGCGATCACGCTCCCGCTCTCGTTCTCCTTCTACCGACAGTCAGCGCTAA